One genomic segment of Aquamicrobium lusatiense includes these proteins:
- a CDS encoding DUF7697 family protein, whose amino-acid sequence MSAALALGDALGVPPRAIAELLPVIEAVMVVKLNEQVERPNG is encoded by the coding sequence ATGTCGGCCGCGCTGGCGCTCGGCGACGCGCTCGGCGTGCCACCGCGCGCCATTGCCGAACTGCTGCCCGTCATCGAGGCAGTGATGGTGGTCAAGCTCAACGAACAAGTGGAACGTCCCAATGGCTGA
- a CDS encoding phage tail tube protein, whose translation MARAQGARAQMALAFETTYGTPPASGFTRMPFASTSLGAEQPLLNSELLGYGRDPLAPIKDAVTADGDVLVPLDAEAFGFWLKAAFGPPTTTGAEAPYSHEFQSGSWTLPSMSIETGMPEVPRYAMYSGCVLDQITWQMQRSGLLTATARLVAQGETVGATTSAGTPAALELKRFGHFNGSITRNGSALGNVVSADITYANNLDRIETIRADGRIDGADPSIATLTGSIEVRFADSTLVTQAINGEPCEFEFAYALPSSESFTFTVHAVYLPRPRIEISGPQGVQATFDWQAARDSTVGRMCTATLVNDVETY comes from the coding sequence ATGGCACGAGCCCAAGGGGCGCGGGCGCAGATGGCGCTTGCGTTCGAGACGACCTATGGAACGCCGCCCGCCAGCGGTTTCACCCGCATGCCCTTCGCCAGCACCTCGCTCGGCGCAGAACAGCCTCTGCTGAACTCGGAGCTGCTCGGCTACGGCCGCGATCCTTTGGCCCCGATCAAGGACGCGGTGACGGCCGACGGCGACGTCCTGGTGCCGCTGGATGCTGAAGCATTCGGCTTCTGGCTGAAGGCGGCGTTCGGACCGCCGACGACCACAGGCGCGGAAGCCCCATACAGCCACGAGTTCCAGTCGGGGTCGTGGACGCTGCCCAGCATGTCGATCGAGACGGGCATGCCCGAGGTGCCGCGCTATGCGATGTATTCGGGCTGCGTGCTCGACCAGATCACCTGGCAGATGCAGCGCTCGGGGCTGCTCACCGCAACGGCTCGGCTGGTGGCGCAGGGTGAGACGGTGGGCGCGACCACTAGCGCCGGGACGCCCGCAGCGTTGGAGCTCAAACGCTTCGGCCATTTCAACGGGTCGATCACGCGGAACGGGTCCGCGCTCGGCAACGTCGTCTCCGCCGATATCACCTACGCCAACAACCTCGACCGGATCGAGACGATTCGGGCAGATGGCCGCATCGACGGGGCGGACCCGTCCATAGCGACGCTGACGGGCTCCATCGAGGTGCGCTTCGCCGACAGCACGCTGGTGACGCAGGCAATCAATGGCGAGCCTTGTGAATTCGAGTTCGCCTATGCGCTGCCCTCGAGCGAGAGCTTCACCTTTACCGTGCACGCCGTCTACCTGCCGCGTCCGCGCATCGAGATCTCCGGGCCGCAGGGCGTGCAGGCCACTTTCGACTGGCAAGCCGCGCGGGACAGCACCGTCGGCAGGATGTGCACCGCCACTCTCGTGAACGATGTGGAGACCTATTAA
- a CDS encoding acyl-CoA transferase, which yields MPTSRETILAALHARLSALPSTALRGDVLPERVPAEGLLILRDGEPGEPEVTLSPLRYHYQHRAEIEAVVQGAARDAAFDTLCASIGTALTADRTLGGRCDWLEAEAPRPVDLPVEGAASLKAAVIPVVLHYTTADPLG from the coding sequence ATGCCCACCTCACGCGAAACCATCCTCGCCGCGCTGCACGCGCGGCTCTCGGCGCTGCCCTCCACCGCTCTGCGCGGCGATGTGCTGCCGGAGCGCGTCCCGGCCGAGGGCCTGCTGATCCTGCGCGACGGTGAGCCGGGCGAGCCGGAGGTGACGTTGTCGCCCCTGCGCTACCATTACCAGCACCGGGCCGAGATCGAGGCGGTTGTCCAAGGCGCTGCGCGTGACGCCGCATTCGACACGTTGTGCGCCAGCATCGGCACGGCACTCACCGCCGACCGCACGTTGGGCGGTCGTTGCGACTGGCTGGAGGCGGAAGCGCCGCGACCGGTCGATCTGCCGGTCGAGGGCGCCGCCAGCCTGAAGGCCGCCGTGATCCCGGTCGTCCTGCACTACACCACGGCCGACCCGCTCGGCTGA
- a CDS encoding DUF6441 family protein, which produces MKLKLDIDPDIVAMMAAEVAAGERAVTAAMREAGTGLKSAWRLQITGAGLGTRLANSIRNQNFPRSGESLDAAALVWSKAPVIVGAHDTGPLIRSKDGFWLAIPLPAAGKSLRGGRITPGEWERRRGLRLRFVYRRTGPSLLVAEGRLNTKGQAVVSRSKTGRGKVTAPIFLLVPQVKLPKRLDLARDADRALDSVPGLIVGNWIEGRIRK; this is translated from the coding sequence GTGAAACTCAAGCTCGACATCGATCCCGACATCGTCGCGATGATGGCGGCCGAAGTTGCGGCGGGCGAGCGCGCTGTGACGGCCGCGATGCGCGAGGCCGGGACCGGGCTGAAGTCGGCGTGGCGGTTGCAGATCACCGGCGCGGGGCTCGGCACACGGCTCGCCAACTCGATCCGCAACCAGAACTTCCCGAGGTCGGGCGAGAGCCTGGACGCCGCGGCGCTCGTCTGGTCGAAGGCCCCGGTCATCGTAGGCGCGCATGACACCGGTCCTCTGATCCGCTCGAAAGACGGGTTCTGGCTCGCGATCCCGCTGCCTGCCGCAGGTAAATCCCTGCGCGGCGGCCGCATCACCCCCGGCGAATGGGAGCGCCGCCGCGGCCTGCGCCTGCGCTTCGTCTATCGCCGCACCGGTCCGAGCCTGCTGGTGGCGGAGGGGCGGCTGAACACGAAGGGTCAGGCGGTGGTGTCGCGCTCGAAGACCGGGCGCGGCAAGGTCACCGCGCCGATCTTCCTTCTGGTGCCGCAGGTCAAGCTGCCGAAGCGGCTGGATCTGGCGCGGGATGCAGACCGGGCGTTGGACAGCGTGCCGGGGCTGATCGTGGGGAACTGGATAGAGGGAAGGATCCGCAAATAG
- a CDS encoding head-tail joining protein — protein sequence MSAFAAAVGALFADPNIGRDAVYIADGGAPVLVRVVARRADAITDFGDARLWSETTRIDLRVAEVATPRPGDRIEIDGDAFLIQGEPVRDRERLVWTVDLRPA from the coding sequence ATGAGCGCCTTCGCCGCTGCCGTGGGCGCGCTCTTCGCCGATCCGAACATCGGCCGGGACGCGGTCTACATCGCCGACGGCGGCGCGCCCGTGCTGGTGCGCGTTGTCGCCCGGCGCGCTGACGCGATCACGGACTTCGGCGACGCGCGGCTCTGGTCCGAGACCACCAGGATCGACCTGCGCGTGGCCGAGGTTGCGACCCCGCGCCCCGGCGACCGTATCGAGATCGATGGCGACGCCTTCCTCATCCAGGGCGAGCCCGTCCGCGACCGCGAGCGGCTGGTCTGGACCGTGGATCTGAGGCCCGCGTGA
- a CDS encoding DUF2190 family protein has product MKNYVQPGNTITLTAPYAVASGDGLLVGSIFGIAAGAAALGEPVETALVGVFDITKVGSQAWTVGARVYWDDTNKRTTTVATDNTLIGVAVEAVASGAGDTIGRVRLNAAF; this is encoded by the coding sequence ATGAAAAACTACGTCCAGCCCGGCAACACCATCACCCTGACCGCGCCCTATGCCGTCGCCTCCGGCGATGGTCTGCTCGTCGGCTCCATCTTCGGCATCGCCGCCGGAGCGGCCGCCCTCGGCGAGCCCGTCGAGACCGCGCTCGTCGGCGTCTTCGACATCACCAAGGTCGGCTCGCAGGCCTGGACCGTCGGCGCCAGGGTCTATTGGGACGACACCAACAAGCGCACCACGACCGTCGCGACTGACAACACGCTCATCGGCGTGGCCGTCGAGGCGGTGGCGAGCGGCGCGGGCGACACCATCGGACGGGTCCGCCTGAACGCGGCCTTCTGA
- a CDS encoding prohead protease/major capsid protein fusion protein: protein MDTMIELPAMRRSAELAPNTADADNRTVEVVWSAGARVRRATFFGEPYDEELSLDPAHVRLDRLNAGAPFLKVHELDTLDAVIGSVVPGSARIENGRGIALVRISERADVEPIWRDIQAGHIRAVSIGYQVHRFEVSKPEAARELWRAVDWTPFEVSAVAVGADPAAGFRAQHPLHDCVLHRRDAPTPQGASPMTDKTQTPASNAATTATTQPTEPVETEDTPMTEPKPAAPDPKVAAVETRSQPKTQATPAPDTEAVATRAREAERDRVSTIYDLAGRLNLERGFAEDLVKRGVSVDESRRLILDQVAAKSDETRTFPHVSVPLGGRDERITRRDAVANALLHRYSPTLFQLEDAARQYRGMTLLELARESLGNAGVNTRGLSRDEVATRALHSTSDFPEILSAVTNKTLRQAYEAYPRTFMLFCRQVLATDFKAMHRVQLGEAPQLLEVGESGEFKRGTLGESKESYKVKTYGRVVAITRQTLINDDLDAFTRIPAMYGNSIAQLESDVVWGIITANPAMADGNALFHTTHKNLAGTGAALDVSSVGAARAAMSKQTGLDKKTVLNVRPAFLIVPASLELKAEQLVAQNLVPAATSSVVPQSIRTLAPISEPRLDGASETAWYLAASPNQIDTIEYAYLEGQQGAYIETRNGFDVDGVEIKCRLDFGAKAIDWRGLYKNPGA, encoded by the coding sequence ATGGACACGATGATCGAACTGCCGGCCATGCGCCGGTCGGCGGAGCTTGCGCCGAACACGGCCGATGCCGACAACCGCACCGTCGAGGTGGTCTGGTCGGCCGGGGCTCGCGTCCGCCGTGCCACCTTCTTCGGCGAGCCTTATGACGAGGAACTCAGCCTCGACCCGGCCCATGTCCGGCTCGACCGGCTGAACGCGGGCGCGCCGTTCCTGAAGGTGCACGAGCTCGACACGCTCGACGCGGTGATCGGCTCGGTCGTGCCGGGCTCGGCCCGGATCGAGAACGGTCGCGGCATCGCCTTGGTCCGGATCAGCGAGCGTGCCGATGTCGAGCCGATCTGGCGCGACATCCAGGCAGGCCACATCCGCGCGGTCTCCATCGGCTACCAGGTCCACCGCTTCGAGGTCTCGAAGCCCGAAGCCGCGCGCGAACTCTGGCGGGCGGTGGACTGGACGCCCTTCGAGGTCTCCGCCGTCGCCGTCGGCGCGGACCCGGCAGCGGGCTTCCGCGCCCAGCATCCCCTTCACGACTGCGTCCTCCACCGCCGGGACGCCCCCACACCGCAAGGAGCATCCCCGATGACGGACAAGACCCAGACCCCCGCGAGCAACGCCGCAACCACCGCCACCACCCAGCCGACCGAGCCGGTCGAAACCGAGGACACCCCCATGACCGAGCCGAAACCGGCTGCGCCCGACCCGAAGGTCGCCGCAGTGGAAACCCGCTCCCAGCCGAAGACGCAGGCAACGCCCGCGCCCGACACCGAGGCTGTCGCCACCCGCGCCCGCGAGGCCGAGCGCGATCGCGTCTCCACCATCTACGATCTGGCCGGGCGGCTGAACCTCGAGCGCGGCTTCGCGGAGGACCTGGTGAAGCGCGGCGTCAGCGTCGACGAGTCCCGCCGCCTGATCCTCGATCAGGTCGCCGCTAAATCCGATGAGACGCGGACTTTCCCGCATGTATCCGTCCCGCTCGGCGGGCGCGACGAGCGCATCACCCGCCGCGACGCGGTCGCGAACGCACTGCTGCACCGCTACAGCCCGACGCTGTTCCAGCTGGAGGACGCCGCGCGCCAGTATCGCGGCATGACCCTGCTGGAACTGGCCCGCGAAAGCCTCGGCAATGCCGGGGTCAACACGCGCGGCCTGTCGCGCGACGAGGTGGCGACGCGGGCGCTGCACTCGACCTCCGACTTCCCCGAGATCCTGTCGGCGGTCACCAACAAGACCCTCCGGCAAGCCTACGAGGCCTATCCGCGCACCTTCATGCTGTTCTGCCGCCAAGTGCTCGCCACTGACTTCAAGGCGATGCACCGGGTGCAGCTCGGCGAGGCGCCGCAACTGCTGGAGGTCGGCGAGAGCGGCGAGTTCAAGCGCGGGACGCTGGGCGAGAGCAAGGAGAGCTACAAGGTCAAGACCTATGGCCGGGTGGTCGCGATCACCCGCCAGACGCTGATCAACGACGACCTCGACGCCTTCACCCGGATCCCGGCGATGTACGGCAACTCCATCGCGCAGCTCGAGTCGGACGTGGTCTGGGGCATCATCACCGCCAACCCGGCCATGGCCGACGGCAACGCGCTGTTCCACACCACCCACAAGAACCTCGCGGGCACCGGCGCGGCGCTCGACGTCAGCAGCGTCGGTGCCGCCCGCGCCGCCATGTCCAAACAGACCGGCCTCGACAAGAAGACGGTGCTGAACGTCCGCCCCGCCTTCCTGATCGTGCCCGCCTCGCTGGAACTGAAGGCCGAGCAACTGGTCGCGCAGAACCTCGTGCCCGCCGCGACGTCCAGCGTGGTGCCGCAGTCGATCCGGACGCTGGCGCCGATCAGTGAGCCCCGGCTCGATGGGGCGAGCGAGACCGCCTGGTATCTGGCGGCCAGCCCGAACCAGATCGACACCATCGAGTACGCCTATCTCGAGGGTCAGCAGGGCGCCTACATCGAGACGCGCAACGGGTTCGACGTCGACGGCGTCGAGATCAAGTGCCGCCTCGACTTCGGCGCCAAGGCGATCGACTGGCGCGGCCTCTACAAGAACCCGGGCGCGTAA
- a CDS encoding phage portal protein, with protein sequence MSATWFDHAIATVAPRMAARRVMARQAFETLTRGYDGAARGRRTEGWRAPGSSADTEIGVAGALLRDRMRDLVRNNPHAAKAVAVLVNNIIGAGIMPRAASGDDKLDRKVDALFERWTADCDADGQLDFYGLQTLICREMVEAGEVLVRRRLRRASDGLPVPLQLQVLEADFLDATKSGALGAGRLVQGIEFDPVGKRRAYWLHAEHPGDAYGALQNGLQSRPVPATEIAHVYEKQRTQARGVPWGAPVIRSLRDLDDYEVAELVRKKTEACVTAIVFGDDEAQQGIAPSVVDADGNRVEQFEPGLIAYARGGKDIRFNQPSATGGYGEYKRASLHTISAGFRVPYELLTGDLSQVNYSSIRAGLVEFRRQIDAVQWQLFIPMFCAPVWRWFTEAAWAAGQIPSPIVPVEWSPPKFEAVDPQKDAMANLLSIRSGTMTLAEVIARQGRNPDAVLAEIAATNAKLDALGLVLDSDPRRVTKTGSAQSKDGASDPANDPAADEPDADDPTADADTDPAQADQQD encoded by the coding sequence ATGTCCGCGACCTGGTTCGACCACGCCATCGCCACGGTGGCGCCGCGCATGGCGGCTCGGCGCGTGATGGCGCGTCAGGCATTCGAGACGCTGACGCGTGGCTATGACGGCGCGGCGCGCGGGCGACGGACGGAGGGCTGGCGCGCGCCGGGATCCTCGGCCGACACCGAGATCGGCGTGGCCGGGGCGCTGCTGCGCGACCGGATGCGCGATCTCGTGCGCAACAACCCGCATGCGGCCAAGGCCGTGGCAGTGCTGGTGAACAACATCATCGGCGCGGGCATCATGCCGCGCGCCGCCAGCGGCGACGACAAGCTTGACCGCAAGGTCGACGCGCTGTTCGAGCGCTGGACGGCGGACTGCGACGCGGATGGCCAACTGGATTTCTACGGACTGCAGACGCTGATCTGCCGGGAGATGGTCGAGGCGGGCGAGGTTCTGGTGCGCCGCCGCCTGCGGCGCGCGAGCGACGGCCTGCCGGTGCCGCTGCAATTGCAGGTGCTGGAAGCCGACTTCCTCGACGCCACCAAGTCCGGAGCCCTCGGCGCAGGGCGCCTCGTGCAGGGGATCGAGTTCGACCCGGTCGGGAAGCGCCGGGCTTACTGGCTGCATGCCGAGCATCCGGGCGACGCCTACGGGGCCTTGCAGAACGGGTTGCAGAGCCGCCCGGTCCCCGCGACCGAGATCGCCCATGTCTACGAGAAGCAGCGCACGCAAGCGCGCGGCGTCCCCTGGGGCGCGCCGGTGATCCGGTCGTTGCGTGATCTCGACGACTATGAAGTGGCCGAACTGGTTCGCAAGAAGACCGAGGCCTGCGTCACCGCCATCGTCTTCGGCGACGACGAGGCGCAACAGGGCATCGCGCCCTCCGTGGTCGATGCCGACGGCAACCGGGTGGAACAGTTCGAGCCGGGGCTGATCGCCTATGCCCGCGGCGGCAAGGACATCCGCTTCAACCAGCCCTCGGCGACGGGCGGCTACGGCGAATACAAGCGCGCGAGCCTGCACACGATCTCGGCAGGCTTCCGCGTGCCCTACGAGCTGCTGACGGGGGACCTGTCCCAAGTGAACTACTCCTCGATCCGGGCGGGTCTCGTGGAGTTCCGCCGCCAGATCGACGCCGTCCAATGGCAGCTGTTCATCCCGATGTTCTGCGCCCCGGTGTGGCGGTGGTTCACGGAAGCCGCATGGGCGGCGGGGCAGATCCCGTCGCCGATCGTGCCTGTGGAATGGTCGCCGCCGAAGTTCGAGGCGGTCGATCCGCAGAAGGACGCGATGGCGAACCTGCTGTCCATCCGCTCGGGCACCATGACGCTGGCCGAGGTGATCGCCCGGCAGGGCCGCAACCCCGACGCCGTGCTGGCCGAGATCGCGGCGACCAACGCCAAGCTCGACGCGCTGGGGTTGGTCCTCGACAGCGACCCTCGCCGCGTCACCAAGACCGGCAGCGCACAATCCAAAGACGGGGCCAGCGATCCGGCGAACGATCCGGCCGCCGACGAACCAGACGCCGACGACCCGACCGCCGACGCGGATACAGACCCGGCGCAGGCCGACCAACAGGACTGA
- a CDS encoding phage head-tail joining protein, with product MTDWTETELSALRRAYASGTTRVSYDGKSVDYGSAEDLLARIRTIERAIAGTTRPLPVAGLAGFSRGDR from the coding sequence ATGACCGACTGGACGGAAACCGAGCTTTCGGCGCTGCGCCGGGCCTATGCCAGCGGCACGACCCGGGTCAGCTATGACGGCAAGTCGGTGGACTACGGCTCGGCCGAAGATCTGCTGGCCCGCATCCGCACCATCGAGCGCGCCATCGCCGGGACCACACGACCACTGCCGGTGGCCGGGCTGGCTGGCTTCTCGCGCGGGGATCGCTGA
- a CDS encoding phage terminase large subunit family protein produces the protein MYAPTSTNSPRSGPTSGDDDGLIDFDGAGEILRAWGNGLRPDPDLTVSEWADRHRMLSGRASAEPGRYRTERTPYMREIMDRLSPGDPTQRIVFMKAAQVGATEAGNNWIGFAIHQAPGPMLAVQPTVELAKRNSRQRIDPLIEESPELRERVKPARSRDAGNTMLSKEFAGGILIMTGANSAVGLRSTPARYIFLDEVDAYPASADEEGDPVTLAEARSLTFAHRRKVFLVSTPTIRGLSRIEREYEASDQRRYFVPCPHCGAMQWLKFDRLRWQKGRPETAEYHCEGCDTPIAEHHKTAMLEGGEWRATATAADPSTVGYHLSALYSPIGWLSWERIVRAWDAAQGSDEAVKAFRNTILGETWVETGEAPDWQRLYDRRERWTSGTVPAGGLFLTAGADVQKDRIEVDVWAWGRGLESWLVDHVVIEGGPDRHDAWSELTALLDRSWPHERGAHLRIARLAIDTGYEAPAVYSWSRAQGFGQVSPVKGVEGFNRSSPVSGPTFVDATEGGKRLRRGARLWTVAVSTFKAETYRFLRLTRPTDEDMADGAAFPPGSVHLPHWVENEWLKQFVAEQLVTVRTKRGFARLEWQKLRERNEALDCRVYARAAAWIAGADRWPNEKWRDLEDQLGAAPTDTDPAGQINRQGQAPQGKRRSDWLGRRGGWF, from the coding sequence ATGTACGCGCCCACCTCGACGAACTCGCCGAGGTCCGGCCCGACTTCCGGTGACGATGATGGCCTGATCGACTTCGACGGCGCGGGCGAAATCCTGCGCGCCTGGGGCAACGGGCTGCGGCCCGATCCGGACCTGACCGTCTCGGAATGGGCGGACCGGCACCGGATGCTCTCGGGCCGCGCCTCGGCCGAACCGGGGCGGTATCGGACAGAGCGCACGCCCTACATGCGCGAGATCATGGACCGGCTGTCGCCCGGCGATCCCACGCAGCGGATCGTGTTCATGAAAGCCGCGCAGGTCGGCGCGACCGAGGCGGGCAACAACTGGATCGGGTTCGCCATCCACCAGGCGCCGGGCCCGATGCTCGCGGTCCAGCCGACGGTGGAACTGGCCAAGCGCAACTCGCGGCAGCGGATCGACCCGCTGATCGAGGAGAGCCCGGAGCTGCGGGAGCGGGTCAAACCGGCCCGGTCGCGGGACGCGGGCAACACGATGCTGTCCAAGGAGTTCGCGGGCGGCATCCTGATCATGACGGGGGCCAACTCGGCGGTCGGGCTGCGCTCGACCCCGGCGCGGTACATCTTCCTCGACGAGGTCGATGCCTATCCCGCCTCGGCCGACGAGGAAGGCGATCCGGTCACGCTGGCGGAAGCCCGGTCGCTGACCTTCGCGCATCGGCGCAAGGTGTTCCTGGTCTCGACGCCGACGATCCGGGGGCTGAGCCGGATCGAGCGCGAGTACGAGGCCAGCGACCAGCGGCGGTACTTCGTGCCGTGCCCGCATTGCGGTGCGATGCAGTGGCTGAAGTTCGACCGGCTGCGCTGGCAGAAGGGCCGCCCGGAGACGGCGGAGTATCATTGTGAGGGGTGCGACACGCCCATCGCGGAGCACCACAAGACGGCGATGCTCGAGGGCGGCGAATGGCGGGCGACCGCCACGGCCGCCGATCCGAGCACGGTCGGGTATCACCTCTCGGCGCTCTATTCGCCGATCGGCTGGCTGAGCTGGGAGCGGATCGTGCGGGCCTGGGACGCGGCACAGGGGTCGGACGAGGCGGTCAAGGCGTTCCGCAACACGATCCTCGGCGAGACATGGGTCGAAACCGGGGAAGCCCCCGACTGGCAGCGGCTCTACGACCGGCGCGAGCGCTGGACATCCGGCACCGTGCCCGCGGGCGGGCTGTTCCTGACCGCCGGGGCCGACGTGCAGAAGGACCGGATCGAGGTCGATGTCTGGGCCTGGGGCCGCGGTCTCGAAAGCTGGCTCGTCGATCACGTCGTCATCGAGGGTGGGCCGGATCGGCATGACGCATGGTCGGAACTGACCGCGCTGCTCGACCGGTCCTGGCCGCACGAACGCGGCGCGCATCTCAGGATCGCGCGGCTCGCCATCGACACGGGCTACGAGGCCCCGGCGGTCTATTCCTGGTCGCGGGCGCAGGGGTTTGGGCAGGTATCGCCGGTGAAGGGCGTCGAGGGGTTCAACCGCTCGAGCCCGGTGTCGGGCCCGACCTTCGTCGACGCGACCGAGGGCGGCAAACGGCTGCGGCGCGGCGCGCGGCTCTGGACCGTGGCGGTGTCCACCTTCAAGGCCGAGACCTACCGCTTCCTTCGGCTGACGCGCCCCACCGACGAAGACATGGCCGACGGAGCCGCGTTCCCGCCCGGATCGGTGCATCTGCCGCACTGGGTCGAGAACGAATGGCTGAAGCAGTTCGTGGCCGAACAGCTGGTGACGGTGCGCACGAAGCGTGGCTTCGCCCGGCTGGAATGGCAGAAGCTGCGCGAGCGCAACGAGGCGCTGGACTGCCGGGTCTACGCCCGCGCCGCCGCCTGGATCGCGGGCGCGGACCGCTGGCCCAACGAGAAATGGCGCGACCTCGAGGATCAGCTCGGGGCCGCCCCCACCGACACCGATCCTGCGGGACAGATCAACCGGCAGGGACAGGCCCCGCAGGGCAAGCGCCGCTCCGACTGGCTCGGACGGCGCGGAGGATGGTTCTGA
- a CDS encoding DUF3489 domain-containing protein, translating to MTKLSDTQALILSAAAQRPERIALPLPESLRGGAAAKVVGAMLTKGLLQEVDADLRKGEPMWRETGEGHGTTLVATDAGLAAIGIETEDANPAPAGATDAPTEEAAPDTPTVAETAPKTRTPREGTKQATLIAMLRAPDGATIEEIMAATGWQSHTVRGAMAGALKKKLGLEVTSEKVEDRGRVYKLPAA from the coding sequence ATGACCAAGCTTTCCGACACCCAAGCCTTGATCCTGAGCGCTGCCGCCCAGCGGCCCGAGCGCATCGCCTTGCCGCTACCCGAAAGCCTGCGCGGAGGTGCTGCCGCCAAGGTAGTCGGCGCGATGCTCACTAAGGGCTTACTGCAGGAGGTCGACGCCGACTTGCGCAAGGGCGAACCCATGTGGCGCGAAACCGGTGAAGGCCACGGCACCACGCTGGTTGCCACCGACGCGGGCCTTGCCGCCATCGGGATCGAGACCGAGGACGCGAACCCCGCGCCTGCGGGCGCGACGGACGCGCCTACCGAGGAGGCCGCGCCGGACACCCCCACCGTAGCCGAAACCGCGCCCAAGACGCGCACACCGCGCGAGGGCACCAAGCAGGCCACGCTGATCGCCATGCTGCGCGCACCGGACGGCGCGACCATCGAGGAGATCATGGCCGCGACGGGCTGGCAGTCGCACACGGTGCGCGGCGCGATGGCGGGGGCGCTGAAGAAGAAGCTCGGGCTCGAGGTGACCTCGGAGAAGGTCGAGGATCGGGGGCGCGTGTACAAACTCCCCGCCGCCTGA
- a CDS encoding DUF7220 family protein, with protein MKQTRLMSLVESVANVIVGYGVAVVTQILIFPIFGLHTTLAQNLKMGAIFTVVSIARSFALRRVFEAIRMRSAK; from the coding sequence ATGAAGCAGACCCGCCTCATGTCGCTGGTCGAGTCCGTCGCCAACGTGATCGTCGGCTACGGCGTCGCGGTCGTGACGCAGATCCTGATCTTCCCGATCTTCGGGCTGCACACGACGCTGGCGCAGAACCTGAAGATGGGCGCCATTTTCACCGTCGTCTCGATCGCCCGTTCCTTCGCCTTGCGGCGGGTGTTCGAGGCGATCCGGATGCGGAGCGCCAAATGA